From one Acidimicrobiales bacterium genomic stretch:
- the pdxT gene encoding pyridoxal 5'-phosphate synthase glutaminase subunit PdxT produces the protein MVVIQSSTCARPPTTDRRGPQVKVGVLALQGASASHCAMLARLGAEPVAVRTQAQLDDVQALVMPGGESTTISMLLESSALFDPLAQRLADGMPAFGTCAGMILLASDVLDGRDDQRSFAAIDAEVRRNAYGRQVDSFEADLTVAGLDDRPFRAVFIRAPVVERVGEGVEVLATVADHPVLCRQGNVLVSAFHPELSDDSRLHALFLEEVM, from the coding sequence GTGGTGGTCATACAATCCTCTACGTGCGCGCGGCCACCAACGACCGATCGACGAGGCCCCCAGGTGAAGGTTGGCGTGCTCGCGCTGCAGGGCGCGTCGGCGAGCCATTGCGCCATGCTCGCGCGCCTCGGCGCTGAGCCGGTCGCAGTTCGCACACAAGCTCAGCTCGACGACGTCCAGGCCCTGGTCATGCCGGGCGGCGAGTCGACCACGATCTCGATGCTGCTGGAGTCGTCGGCCCTGTTCGACCCGCTCGCCCAGCGCCTCGCCGACGGCATGCCGGCCTTCGGCACGTGCGCCGGGATGATCCTGCTGGCGTCCGACGTGCTCGACGGCCGCGACGACCAGCGGTCCTTCGCGGCCATCGACGCCGAGGTCCGCCGCAACGCCTACGGTCGCCAGGTCGACTCGTTCGAGGCCGATCTCACGGTGGCGGGCTTGGACGACCGGCCGTTCCGGGCAGTGTTCATCCGTGCGCCGGTGGTCGAGCGGGTCGGTGAAGGCGTCGAGGTGCTGGCCACGGTCGCCGACCATCCCGTCCTGTGTCGCCAGGGCAACGTGCTCGTGAGCGCGTTCCACC